The following nucleotide sequence is from Mugil cephalus isolate CIBA_MC_2020 chromosome 18, CIBA_Mcephalus_1.1, whole genome shotgun sequence.
ATCTAACACACcggttctgtgtgtgtgaggctgcacATCGAAAGTGTGAATTCTCCCTGTTTCTCTGACAACATGCAACCTGTTGTCGCGGAGTTTGTTGGATTCATTTCTTCCTCAGATTTTACTACATCCAGGAATCAAAAACATTCATCGCGTTATACTTTAAAGTCCGCCATTTACACTGTTGTTAGTGCCATAGCTGTTTTATTCACTCCTTAACAACCCCTCCCACCCGGGGTCATTTCAAGTTCCATTTAATCTATTTAAGTTGGTTTGTTTAATAGGTCTTTCCAGCTCTGTGTCCTCTCCTGCTTCTGCCATTCCCTTTAatagttttgacatttaaatgacagtACATATATTTAACCTCTCTAGCTCATAACCTTTGACATTCAGTGCTCATAATCAAGAAGTGCATATAGTACACCTCCTATTATCattataaaagataaaatactaAATGTGCGCAGCTTCTTCGCTCTCACTTTAAAGATTAATTAAAAACCGGAGCCGCCGTTCTAACCCCGATCTCCTCTGATCTTCTTGCGCAGTGACTACCTACAACAATGTGGTGGAGGCCGGCTCAGACTCAGATGACGAGGACAAGCTGCACATcgtggaggaggaaggcagCCTGGCGGACGGGGCCGACTGCGAAAGCACTCTGCCAGACGATGAGCACCCCAGGGAGCACTGCTGGGACCGAGGTGAGACCATGGGGCCCCGTTGAAACAATCGTCACTCACATGTGCATGAATCATGCAAAATACGCATTCCATCTTATCTGCCCACTATTTCCGCAGGCGTCTGCAGCATGTTGCCCTTCTGCACTGTGGTGGAATTAGCACAAGTGTTCATTTTATCAAATTTTCTGCCTTGAAATCTTTCCTAGAATGTGAGATGATAGTCGGGGATAACAACTATAAACTCACCTTTGTCTTAAGGGCCAGTTCATTGAGACAAGGTAAAAGACAGCGTCATCAAAATCAACCTCCAttaagacagaagaagaagaaaaagatgtttTGACATCACAGAGACGTGGTTTTAGTTTATGGcaaatctaaaacaaataactacaaaagatcggGCTTGGCTaatctaatcattttaaaaatgcctggacATGCCTGCCCCTACTCCATTTCCAGTGTGGGGACGTATATTTATATAGCAAGcgtcttctttcattttcattcctcCCGTCATGAGGCTGAATGTCATACTTATTCTTATCTGCTCAGAATGAGAGCATTACTTACAAATGCCTCCAGcatataaatgcaaatgtgtcaTGCAGCCTCTTTATGTTTTGTTCAGCTGTTTGACTGCAGCTGTCTTGTTCTGACCTCAGCCGAAGTGATGCAGGTTAAGTTAAGAATGCCTCGTTGACATCTGTACACAGTTACACACCAGGCTTTGTCTCATTGTGAAACCGTGTAAGGAAACAGGTACTACAGACAGAGAGGTTTCCAACTGAGGCAGGAAGCGTGATATTAAACAAAGACAATGCCAACGGAGAGCGAGACCTTCAAGTTCAGAGAGCTTTACGGCACTGGTGGGCACTGAAGGGAGCGCCATGAACTTCTTTTTACCTCAACCTGTGTGGAAGTGACATAAGAGGCAGCTTACTGCCACAGGAAAGGCTGACGTCATGACCCCCTCCTCCATCCAGAACAACAATTGCAGGTGCTGAAGGATGTTGGTGTTTCAACCTGAGCTTCAAGGCCTCGCTGCTGTGCTCCTGACCTCATACTGCATGTGCACAAAAACCTATGCGTGCATTTGTGACGCTCATAGTTTCCTTGAGCTAAGAACTGTGCAAGCAACAACAAGGGGAGGAAAATGCAGAGCCTGGTAAGGCTTCTCCTTTACGTGTAATGACTTATATAGCCTgattatacaccgatcaggcacaacattaaaaccactagaGAAAAGattgttcttctgggaaacttttggaactggcatccatgtggatgttacttacccCGAAAATCCACATCAACACTCACTGGGTGCGACGCGGGCGTGGAACGGCAGCGTAGCGCTGGCTTGCGAACTGGCCATATTCACGCGATAATCCTGGACGTACACGAAACCGCGGGATTACATTCCAGCCTTTGtccttcacaatattaggaaggtggtcataatgttatgcctgatttgtgtattttaggGAATGGGCAGGGTGTAGCTGGGGAGTTATGACAGTTTTTTGGACACAGGAACACCTACATTCCTGGTTGCCTCACGTCACCTTGTGATAAAACCGAGCCACCCCTCAGCAGAGGAAAGGAAGACTCTCCAGAGAGTTAGAGCCAAAGAGACAGCACAAATGTTTGATAGCATTAAGCCAAGGATAAGCAAATCATCCTAGATCTTTTCTCTGACTCGCCTCATGTTGATGGAGATAAAGTGGAGCATCTTTTTTAACATTGTTAAAAAAGATTGTGTGAATCCTGATCACTGATATGTCCCTCCCTTCCACTATACTGTCCATGCAACACTGTGACAAGCCCCATAAGAAaggcaataataataagactCTCAGCTacaagaatatttattttagggTGTTTCTACAAGCAGCTTTTGAAACTTGTGAGACCAAGGAGGGGGTTTGATTTAGCAAGGGGTCAGGTTAGCACATGTGAAAATGTCCAGTGACATATTGCTTTCAATTTAGGGAGGGATATTCAGAAATTCCTCTCCAATGAGATGCCTTCAGTTCCAGTTGCATGTTTTCAGTTGCACAAGCCCCTATTCCCCAGACTATATGCTGTCATTTTCATCGCCGCTCTCCAGCTGTACCACCTTACATACAGGGAAAGTTGGAGGAAGAATAATGTCATTGGTTTTGGCCGCGGCTCATGAACATTAAACACTTCAAAAGCATGAGTTACTCTGAAACAGCTCAGTGAGCTGGCTGGGCTCCACAGTCATGCCTGATCAGGcatattttcttttgctctcGCTCCTTCGTACACTCCTCCTCTTTCTAGCCCTCGTCTCACACATCAAATAGCATCTTAGCCGTCACTCTGGATGGGACTGACGAAGCCACAGACCTTTAAGCAAACACACGTCTTTCGCCTCTCTCATCCCTTTGCCGTCCCTCCCTCTGTTGGTTTTTGCTCCTGAGAACAGAGTCTCTGGTGCAGCCTTGAAAAGTGACCACCACCCACTAATCTTCTCCTCAGCTTAGCCCGGTTTGCTTCAAATTAAAGCCTTGACACCCCTTCTCCCGAGACTGCTGCGCTCCAAAACCGAAAAAGGTGGTTTCTGGAGCCCAGCCgactctttcctttcctttttctttcctttcatttcattttttttcctgcactcCCTCACCTTTCGTCTTGTTCTGAATCATTCCTCTTGATTATATGGTATCACGGGCCCCCTGCTCGCTTTCATTTCTCATTCACTCCTAAATGATTATGTAGCAGTGGAGAAGCCCAGTGTTAGCGCAGTAAAGTGGAGCCTGTTCTCCTCTTTTGAACAGTCGGACTTAACTGCAGGGGAAGAACATGTAGAGAGTTGACCTGGTAGGGATCCTCCTTTACGTCTAATGAGATCTAGAGCTTGATTATATCTTAGGGAATAGACAGGGTGGAGCTGGAGAGCTTCTATACTGTGAGGCTGCGGTGGTTGAGTTTCTATGTGTGCAAATACGGTCTCTGGGAGATCGCTTGTTGCACTTCCTGTTCCAACCAGCAGtgatgatatttgatgttcGGTaaaattggtctcagctgtatTTGGAGAACTTTTGCACACGTTAAAACTAAGCCATTCTTCTGCAGAGGAAAGGAAGCTTCAACAATAGAGACATCACAAATGTTTCATAGCATCACTCCAAGGATAAGCAAATCATCCCAGATCTTCTCTCAGAGTCCACTCCTGTTGATGGGAGATAAAGTGGAGTATGTTTTGTAACAACTGCAGAACATTTGAGTCCCGATCAGCGATATGTCGCTCCCATCCAAGATAGAATCTACGAACGGGTCTGGATACACGACCACAGGAAACAGTCGGGGGCAAAGGTCGACCAGGgcaggaaatgcatcatggGATACTGTTGTATAATGTTGCAGAGACGTGGGCAGAGAAAGGATGAGAAAGGAACAAGGGAATgagaagaggagcagagtgGGTGGTCTGACAATTTTGTTCTAAGATGTACTGTAGTTGAATTACACTGagcaataaataaagaacaaactccttttttattttttttttagatcagaGCTGTAATAGAAGGTCCCACTACAACCTCACGGGGCCTGcttttttaaactgattttcAACTTGTGCAGCGGTGCGTTCACATCCCTGCGTCAGCACATAAATGGCCTGTGTGATGTTTCATGTCAGGGGAGCAGCCTGATAACGCGGAGCCGCCTCAGCAAGGCTGTGAACCCCTCCGGCCTGGCTCTGTGCTTTAACAAAGAGCCGAGATAGACAAactcacacagtgaaaacaacagCTTGTCAAACCTTTGCACCACAGACCCCCGACTGGGACTCAACTTCACACACATGCTCGACATTTAGCAGCCtagaggtgtgtttgtgtgtttgggtgcTGCCTTTGAGCACAGGATGGGAAATAAACAGTCTCATCAGCACTCTTCCACATTCTACACGTGTTctcaatatttctttttgtagAAAAGAGCAGACAAACACAAGgcaattaattttaattaatagTGTGACTTTTTTAGAAAtagactgatcaggcataacattatgaccaccttcctaataggtCTACCTTATgtctctgagggtgtcctgtggtgtctggaaacagaatgttgttagtgggggtctttgggtcctatgggttgagaggaggggtctCTACgaatcatcctacagatacttgatcagtttgggttctagtgaatttggccGAGGCccagtcaacaccttgtgctgttttccatgtttgttcctaaaacgtttttgtgtgtgtgtctgtgtcagacggCATCATGGtagagatggctgctgccatcaaggagtgtcattgctatggggtgggggtgccggGTCTCTTCTaggcgggtgctacatgtctaagtatcatccgCATGAATgacaagtccaaaagtttcccagcagaacaatgaattgtcataagatggtcaatgtattgttcttctcttgtcagtggtcataatgttgtggctgatcggtgcttTCCTCTTTGATATCCTCAACACTCCCTATACAACAAGTATGAGGCTACAGCCAAGCAGAGCATAAAGACTTGAAACAAGGGAAGAAGGGAGTTGGTTGACTATTTTCAGAGCCGTATTCAGAATGAGAAATCTGCATATTCCCCAAGAAATATGGTTAAAATAGGGTTGTTTATGAGTATTACAGGCGCTGTTCAGGTCATGGGAGAAATGCTGTGTGATATGTGGGGGTAAGCCGTCCCAAATGTGGGATGAGAATTCCACGATCTGACTTTCTCAGCACCTGCCGCTGTCTCCTGGCTTTACATACGCACAtgttctcctcttttttctgcGTTATCCCTCATGGGTTTGCTAGAGGGCGGGAGGTTTTTCCTTTCATACAGTCTTTAAAAACCATAGCAACAAATGACTGCGTATTGTTTCGGGGCTTTGTTAAGGTGCACCAGAGGAAGCCGGAGCCAGTGctgtgtgtagtgtagtgtgcTGGTATTCACTGCCTGTGCGTCGGTGAGTCATGAAGCGCTACACCTGTTCCCATCTCTGAGGACCACACAGCTGCCCCCTCTTCCCATCATCTTTCAACACAATTCACAAAGCACAATTCTCAAATCTCCAATAATCAGGGGGAGGGCTTAAATCAATCTAGAGTACATCTGCCCCAGCAAACACCGCCAGAGGATCCGCAGAAGCCTAACTTTGCTTTTAGATGATAGCTCATCCTCGTAATCATTCTCAATTATGACACACATAGGCACACTAAAGCATCCAAAGAGGAATGAAGCCCTGTTTAATTGCCAATATGTTGTACCTGCTTCCGGCAGCTACTTCAGGAAGAACTGGGAGAGCGGAGatagaaaggaggaaggaaggaagctttCATGCATCCTAAAGTCCATCCTCGGGTTACACTTCCTATAAGCCGCAGCAGCTTGGTAATTAGTGCTTGTTACTAGTTCGCTGGCCTCATGTGATGTGGAGGAAGAACGCACTTGGCTCCCACATGCAGGTACTCATTTGCTGGGATATTAAGCACAGTCTGAAGGCCAAGCCTCTCCAGAGAAcagtgtggtgtttgtgtgtgtgcgcgtgtgcgcatTCGTTCCTGCATGTTATCTATCTGCTGCAATACATCAGGACAAGATTCATCACCTAATTAtcagtctctgtctctgtacctTACCTAAGTACCTTACCTAACATTGTGAATAGAGGCTTGCCATTCAGTTCTTACAAAGAGCATGATGCTCATACAGTACAGTAGCCTCTGGCCTTTGATGCTAATTAGCTTTCTCATCCTATTCTGAACAACAGCATTCATTTTTTACCCTGCACGCATCATTCCAGGCTGGTGAACATGTAACGATCACAAGCTTATGGACTGTAAGATCAGACATGACACTGGCCGTGACATTATTGAATGATCACATTTCAAATACAAAAGGTTACGGTTTCTTATGCGCAGCCTACATcaataagaaaaacatgtgTTGAAATAACAGGGAAATCAATAAtgccttcttgtttttttccaggcaggactgtaatcagtgtgtgtttgtcccccTCACAGTGAAAGAGGATTGTGTTTCGGATGGCGAGGATGACGTGAGCACAGACGccctggtggaggagatgcTCCAGCAAGGAGACACAGCCGTCATCTACCCCGAGGCCCCGGACGACGAGCCTCAACGCCAGGGCACCCCCGATGCCAGCGTCCACGACGAGAATGGTACAAGGAGTCAGCACCACACAGCAACTTAACCCTTTAACACCTAAGACTTAAAATGGTCACCTGCACCTGCAATAACAAATTATTACGTATTTCAATTGGAAAAAAAGGTTAGAAAGTGTCCTGTAAATGAGCCATTTTGCCCCGAATCCCAGAATTTTCAAAATCTTTaagttatttacaatttacGGCTTGTTTTAAGAATGTACTAACCTCCCAAGAGAGGTGCAAGTGAAATTACCATAATGACACTATATTGGCTGTAAAGAGCAACTAAATTTTCCGGAAGCCTTGGTGTACTTACGGTAATCTAAAGTGCAGAAATGTGCGACACATTCGGTTTTAAAAGATTAATTAATAACACACATAAGAAAGTGGTAGTGTCCCTAAATCACACATCACAGCTTCCACCTGAGAGCTCACAGTCTCTGAGCTCTCACACTATTACTGCACCTACCCAGTAATTACTCGACCCCCGAGGGGATGGCTCTACCTGCTCCCCGTCTCACCTCAGGTGTTAACCCCCTCCCCATTAGCGCCACTCTTCGACATCATTACACACGTCGCTGTTTGTTAAGTGCTGCACACTGGGGCTTTTATGGCTCTTGGGCTTTTTCGCTTTTACCTGTTACCAgtgagggaaaaaagagagggaggtagggaggaggaggagggggaggcatcacgggaggaagagaaacagcaaCACCTGAGTAAATTTGTCACGTCTGCGCGAGGTCTGACTCACAGCTACCTGTGCGATAATGTGTGTGCATTCCCATCCCAAGGCCCTCACCTGTCCCACGGGGCAACTTAATACATCACCTGTTAACAAAGTAATGCTTTACCTGTGTGGGAGCCGGGCAACCGAGACCCTCTGTTAACCAGCTTGGATCCAGAGGAGTGGCGCTTATTTACCAAGCTCACTTTTCCTTACACGCGTGGGTGTTTCTGAAACGCTTCCACCGCTCGATAGTCAATCAAATTATGGAATTTCAAGCTTGTGAAAACTGTAATAGCTCGGCTTTGTGCTGGCAAGGGAtagtaaagcagaaataaaatgcagtCTGCACTTCTTttctggggggtggggggtgtgggggctTTGGAACATTATTCAGATCATCTGAATTTCTCTCTGACCATTTGTCTTGTGAATCTGGAGAAACACCAGGTTTATTTAGTGCAGAACATAATGATCTATGCCTGGGAGGCCGCTGGAAACTGCAGATGTAGGCTACTTCCTTTTTCATTGAAGGAAAATaggacttttgtttttgcagaagcaaaacaaaaatggaatttcttttattctgtagtaTAAAACGAAAAAGAGAAAGTTATTATTAGACGTTTTCTTTCTACTgtagtgatttaaaaaaaaataaaagtgcaccAAGTCATATTTTCCTTCAATTGCAATTAGCCTACATGTGGAATTTACAGGTCTTTGTCAGGCATGGATCATTATGTACAGCACTAAATAAATCTGGTTCTTCTCCAGGTTCAGAAGACAAACGACTGGAGATAAAGTTCAGATGATAACACTTGTTTCATCAACTGTAGAATTACATTTGAATATCGTTATATTGTCCATTTGGACCAACAGAAAAGtttttgaacaaaaacagaaaggcgTTAATACAGAGGAGTAATCGGCTTTTTCTCCATTTGGTCACCTGGTGGTGTTTACCTGTGGGGGAGGATCTCTCAGTGATTGGTGAAATAGCAGAGGTGTGTTACTGTGGCAGGTTACGTGCAACATCAAAGAGAAAAGCTTCTCTGTTGGCTGTAtgtctcctcccccctctcctcctctcacatgAGTAATTACTCTTTCAGGGACTCCTGATTCGTTCTCTCATCTGCTCACCTGCCCGTACTGTTCGCGGGGGTACAAGCGTTACAGCTCCCTGAAGGAGCACATCAAGTACCGGCACGAGAAGACCGAAGAGAGCTTCAACTGCCCCGAGTGCAGCTACAGCTTTGCATACCGCGCTCAACTGGAGAGGCACATGACGGTTCACAAGAGCGGACGGGATCaggtaaaaagataaaaaagatgCTGAAGTTTCATATCTTAAATTACATCAATCTgcagtttttctatttaaaatattcagagcTGGATACTAATTATGAGCTAACAAAGTGACTCTGAATGCGATCCCACACAGGAGCTCGGTCTGGTTTCCCTCAGTAGCTCCCAaacgtgataaaaaaaaaacatgaactttTGCCCTGGATTGATTAATGACATTGTGACACGAATTAGTAACCGTTCaaaggttgtgttttcattgtgtatCTCACCGAatgacctctctctctctctctctctctctctctccccttgtCCGACAGAGACACATCACACAGTCGGGAGGCAATCGTAAATTCAAGTGCACTGAATGTGGCAAAGCATTTAAATACAAGCACCATCTGAAGGAGCACCTACGCATTCACAGTGGTGAGTAGACAACCTCTGTCACCGTGGCAGCATatcggatgtgtgtgtgtttgtgtgtgtgtgtgcatgttggcCACAGATGTTTCAGTGAAccaatatttatgttttatttatgtttgtgccAATGCCCTGTATTTAGATATCCTTTATCGTGTTTCAATCCATTGTGTGCTCCTCCTTAATGTGCCataattgtgtttcttttggcATTATGGGACAGCAATTAGAGAAGGGCATTTCCCAACGGTGCCATTACATCAGCGTTTAAGCATCATTGAAATGCATTAGAGCTTTTTCCGTTGTACTGTTCATAGCCTAGCGTGGTCATTTAGCTTCATTCACTAATGGAAATCTGTGCCTCCCCTGGCACCCCCcacctctttgttttctctctgttgtggttttattcAGGAGAGAAACCCTACGAGTGCTCCAACTGCAAGAAGCGATTCTCCCACTCGGGCTCGTACAGCTCCCACATCAGTAGTAAGAAGTGCATCAGTGTCATCTCAATTAACGGCCGGCCGCGCTTGGGGAACTCCAAAACTCCGAGCCAGGGTCCGTCCCCGGTGCTGCCCACGCCGCCCTCAGCCCTCCGCACCCAGATTAGGGAGAAGCTGGAGCACAGTAAACCTCTGCAGGAGCAGCTGCCCCTCAACCAGATCAAGACTGAGCCTGTGGACTACGAGTACAAACCAACGTTGATAACGTCCCCAACTGTCACCGCCATGAACGGTGGGGTTTTCAATGGAGGTGGCACGGTGCAAGCTGTGGTCCTGCCCACTGTGGGGCTGGTGTCACCCATTAGCATCAATCTGGCAGACCTGCAGAACGCTCTCAAAGTGGCGGTAGACGGCAACGTCATTCGCCAGGTGCTGGAAAACAACGTCAAAGGCCAGGTGAACTCGGGGCTAACCACTGGAACGATCCACTCCCCACAGCAACAACTCATCTCAGCCATCAGTCTGCCTATTGTGGGTCAGGATGGAAATGCAAAAATCATTATAAACTACAGTTTGGACCCCAACCAGGGCCAACTCACAGCTCACAACCTGAAGAAAGAGCCAGAGTCAATGTCTCAGACCACCACAGACCTTTTCAAGTCCCAGAAACTACCAGAAGATCTCACTATCAGAGGCAGCAGGGCTGAcgacatgaaagaaaaagaggaaaagaccaCTAAAACCTGTCTCCTGTGTGATAATTGTCCAGGCGGGCTGGAGGCACTCCATGCCCTCAAGCACTGCAAAAAGGAGGGTCTTAGGCTGAACGGAGAGACCCTGGATAAGTCTGAGTCAGCTGTTGCTGCCCTGCTGTCAGAGGGAGGGCTCTGCAGCCAGCCAAAGAACCTCTTGTCCCTGCTCAAGGCCTACTTTGCCTTAAATGCAGAGCCCACAAAGGACGAGCTGGCCAAGATCTCTGACTCAGTCAGTCTGCCAATCCACGTAGTAAAGACGTGGTTTGACAAAATGCAGGAGGGCCAGATATCATTGGGTGCCCCGACACCTCcatcagaggaagaggacaccttTGAAGCTAACAGCGTGGTGTCTCTGGTCCCAGGGAAGGATGCAGCCACTATCAGCCCTTCTGTGGCCCAGGACAGCCCTACAGAAGCGACCCCAGCAGAGGTCAATGGTGCTCACAGCTCACCGGCCTCTCCCTCACCACTAAACCTGACAGCTGGCGGACCCGTCCCAGCACATCTTCCCCAAAGCACTGAGGGACCCCTAGACTTGTCGCTGCCAAAGTTGACCAGAGAGGAAGCGGAGAAAGTGGTGTCTAAAGCCCACCTTTATCCGACCCCTCCCTCTGGCTCTACCAATGCGGATGAACCCCTAAACTTAACTTGCACAAAGAAAGAGACATTGCCACTCTCAGCCATGGGCGCCAGCCCCGTCGCACTGTACGCCAGCCATCAAAGTGCCAAACCCCTCGACATTGTGACCACAATGCAATGCCTAAGAGCACTAGccaccaacaacaaacagactATCCTGATCCCTCAGCTGGCGTACACCTATGCCACTACTGCAAACAGCCCTGCAGGGACAGAGACGCACGAAATGCTCCACCTCAACGGAATCAAGGTATGCCGAGTGTTAGCAACGGCAActctttcctttatttcttaAAGGTGTTTTTGGGGATATGACTCCACTTTAATATCACTTTAATATGCTACATAACTGCCaaatagcttagcttagcacaaagactggaaattTGGGAAACAAATGCTCTGATAAAAGTAAAAGATTTACGTTCTCACTCTTTTATCACTAAATCTTTCAGGCAGAGTAGACAAAGCCTGATAAACAGATGCAAGAAGGttgattttgtcattttttgacAGAGCCAGACCACCTGATCCATGTGcatgttaagctaagctaagttgtCTGGTGTTAGATTTGTATTTCCCAAACCTTTATGGGAGTGGTTACAATCATCTCACTAAGGAAAACTTTATTCCACAAAACGTTCTAAATATTTCTTCTATTCATACTCTCTGTCCTCTTTAGTTGCTGTGTGACCTACCTC
It contains:
- the zeb1b gene encoding zinc finger E-box-binding homeobox 1b isoform X1, translated to MADGPRCKRRKQANPKRTNVTTYNNVVEAGSDSDDEDKLHIVEEEGSLADGADCESTLPDDEHPREHCWDRVKEDCVSDGEDDVSTDALVEEMLQQGDTAVIYPEAPDDEPQRQGTPDASVHDENGTPDSFSHLLTCPYCSRGYKRYSSLKEHIKYRHEKTEESFNCPECSYSFAYRAQLERHMTVHKSGRDQRHITQSGGNRKFKCTECGKAFKYKHHLKEHLRIHSGEKPYECSNCKKRFSHSGSYSSHISSKKCISVISINGRPRLGNSKTPSQGPSPVLPTPPSALRTQIREKLEHSKPLQEQLPLNQIKTEPVDYEYKPTLITSPTVTAMNGGVFNGGGTVQAVVLPTVGLVSPISINLADLQNALKVAVDGNVIRQVLENNVKGQVNSGLTTGTIHSPQQQLISAISLPIVGQDGNAKIIINYSLDPNQGQLTAHNLKKEPESMSQTTTDLFKSQKLPEDLTIRGSRADDMKEKEEKTTKTCLLCDNCPGGLEALHALKHCKKEGLRLNGETLDKSESAVAALLSEGGLCSQPKNLLSLLKAYFALNAEPTKDELAKISDSVSLPIHVVKTWFDKMQEGQISLGAPTPPSEEEDTFEANSVVSLVPGKDAATISPSVAQDSPTEATPAEVNGAHSSPASPSPLNLTAGGPVPAHLPQSTEGPLDLSLPKLTREEAEKVVSKAHLYPTPPSGSTNADEPLNLTCTKKETLPLSAMGASPVALYASHQSAKPLDIVTTMQCLRALATNNKQTILIPQLAYTYATTANSPAGTETHEMLHLNGIKEERQDTGLEGVSNMEEQNDSDSGPLRKKMKKTESGMYHCDLCDKIFQKSSSLLRHKYEHTGKRPHECGICSKAFKHKHHLIEHMRLHSGEKPYQCDKCGKRFSHSGSYSQHMNHRYSYCKKETQNQAGGRESPEEDGEAPNDMEVLRQAQIQHLVPSQLDSDERGSSTREDEESEEEEEEEEGVVNMDDIQVVQIGDEAGDEEVEEEERDERNEEVMKRVVEREGTGEKTEVNEKEEADTRQEEERGSVQAEDEVNAEEEEEAMETEGGVTEEAKEEVTEEGGGETNTASEDENQTPQEKGDTD
- the zeb1b gene encoding zinc finger E-box-binding homeobox 1b isoform X2, which translates into the protein MLQQGDTAVIYPEAPDDEPQRQGTPDASVHDENGTPDSFSHLLTCPYCSRGYKRYSSLKEHIKYRHEKTEESFNCPECSYSFAYRAQLERHMTVHKSGRDQRHITQSGGNRKFKCTECGKAFKYKHHLKEHLRIHSGEKPYECSNCKKRFSHSGSYSSHISSKKCISVISINGRPRLGNSKTPSQGPSPVLPTPPSALRTQIREKLEHSKPLQEQLPLNQIKTEPVDYEYKPTLITSPTVTAMNGGVFNGGGTVQAVVLPTVGLVSPISINLADLQNALKVAVDGNVIRQVLENNVKGQVNSGLTTGTIHSPQQQLISAISLPIVGQDGNAKIIINYSLDPNQGQLTAHNLKKEPESMSQTTTDLFKSQKLPEDLTIRGSRADDMKEKEEKTTKTCLLCDNCPGGLEALHALKHCKKEGLRLNGETLDKSESAVAALLSEGGLCSQPKNLLSLLKAYFALNAEPTKDELAKISDSVSLPIHVVKTWFDKMQEGQISLGAPTPPSEEEDTFEANSVVSLVPGKDAATISPSVAQDSPTEATPAEVNGAHSSPASPSPLNLTAGGPVPAHLPQSTEGPLDLSLPKLTREEAEKVVSKAHLYPTPPSGSTNADEPLNLTCTKKETLPLSAMGASPVALYASHQSAKPLDIVTTMQCLRALATNNKQTILIPQLAYTYATTANSPAGTETHEMLHLNGIKEERQDTGLEGVSNMEEQNDSDSGPLRKKMKKTESGMYHCDLCDKIFQKSSSLLRHKYEHTGKRPHECGICSKAFKHKHHLIEHMRLHSGEKPYQCDKCGKRFSHSGSYSQHMNHRYSYCKKETQNQAGGRESPEEDGEAPNDMEVLRQAQIQHLVPSQLDSDERGSSTREDEESEEEEEEEEGVVNMDDIQVVQIGDEAGDEEVEEEERDERNEEVMKRVVEREGTGEKTEVNEKEEADTRQEEERGSVQAEDEVNAEEEEEAMETEGGVTEEAKEEVTEEGGGETNTASEDENQTPQEKGDTD